The sequence below is a genomic window from Pagrus major chromosome 20, Pma_NU_1.0.
TGGACTTGAGCTTTAACCGGCTGCGTTGGCTCCCCGAGGACTTCTCTCAGGGTCTGTCCTCCCTCCAGGAGCTCCGGCTGGACCACAACCTGCTGCAGCACCTGGACTCCGCTTCACTGGCTGATGTTGAGAACCTGAGGAAGCTGGACCTCAGCTACAACCGCATCCGGACGATGGATGTCAGGGCTTTGGGCGGCCTGTCTCGACTGCGCATCCTCAACCTGGAGGGGAACAGGCTGAACGTGCTGAAGGAAGGCCTGCTGAGCAGACAGCAGAGCCTGGAGGTGCTGCTGCTCGGCCACAACAACATCTCAGAGATCCAGACTGAAGCTCTGGCTCCTCTGAGGAGTCTGACTCTGCTCGGTCTCCAGGCAAACCAGCTGCAGCACATCAAGTTCAAGACCTTCCTGAAGCTCCGGACCACCACCACACACCTCCAGATGTCCTCCAACCCCTGGACCTGTGACTGTGAGCTGCAGCGCGTCTTCGGGAAGATCCACCAGGTTCGACACCTGCGAGTGTACGACTACGAGGACATCATCTGCAGTGCTCCCGCTCAGCTCGCCGGGAGCTCCCTGGCATCCCTGGACAGTCACCTGTGTCTGGCCGAGACGGCGTCAGTGCTCATCATCAGCATCACCGTGACGATCGCTGTGATTGGCGCTGTGgtcaaagcagagaaaaacCGTAAGAGCAAACAAGCTGCaagtgaggcagagaaagaagaaaactcCTGAACACAGACGaagatgaggacttgttttaaaatgtgacataagaTGGCTGCACACAGCTCATgtcaagtctcctgaagcccagagatcccagaTTGATCTGAAGAGACGTTACTGACACCCTCGAAGTGAATTCACCTCAGACAGGCGGAGCAGCAAGATTCTGGATTACAATGGGTGTAAACAAAATCCATTCAAAACTATTTGTGATCCCGGGCTTTCAGTTAACCAGACGTGATGTTTGATGCGATGCTTCCATTGagtttttccatctgtgaaatcatgtgtaatgtttttttccagagaaaaataaatcgtgtgtgaaaaaaaatcaaatttctgttctcaaaaaaaatctttttgttctcaaaaaaaatctttttctcagagaattttttttctcaaatttttttttctgtgaaattgATGATTTGATACGACAGTCCATTGAGTTTTTTGTGAAatcatgtgaaatgtttttttttccagagaaattttttttcaaaaatcttttgtttctaaaaaaaaattcttttttctaaaaaaaaaaatctttttttcctaaaaaatctttttttttttcatcaaattttttttttccattaaaaaaaatgttttaatcaaaagaaatacttttttctCGAAGAAAATCTCATTTCTGAGCAGCAaggttttggcttaaaatgggtgtaaacaaaaacacataaaatggctgCATACAGCAAGTTTCATgtcaagtctcctgaagcccagagatcccagattgatttgaaaagacgttactGACACCCTCGAAGTGAATTCACTTCAGACGGGGCACAAAGGATCGTGGGCTTTCAGTTAACCACGAGATGATTCGATACGACAGCTCCATTGAGTTTTCTGTGAAatcatgtgaaatgttttttccagagaaaaataaattgtgtgtggaaaaaaaaaagattttcttttcaaaaagagcattttcaaaaaatctatttttttttctcaattttttttttctcaaaaaaaaatctaattttttttctcttttttttttttttgagaaaaaaatctatttttttctcaaaaaaatctaaaaacatcttttttttggcttaaaatgggtgtaaacaaaaaaacaaaagaaaatccatCCAAAACTGAAAACTTTCTTAATCAGACGAGATGATTCGATACGACAATTCTGTTGAGTTTTCTGTGAAAtcatgtgaaatatttttttccagagaaaaataaatcgtgtgtgaaaaaaatctaaagaatcaaattttattttagaaaaaaaatcgtTTGTTtttagaattaaaaaaacaaacaaaaacaaaacaaacataacgCAGCAGTGCTCCTGCTCAGCTAGCCGGCAGCTCGCTGGACAGTCACCTGTaaggcagagaaagaagaaaactcCTGAACACAGACGaagatgaggacttgttttaaaatgtgacataagaTGGCTGCACACAGCTCATgtcaagtctcctgaagcccagAGATCACAGATTGATCTGAAGAGACGTTACTGACACCCTCGAagttcttttttcaaaaatctatttttttctcaaaaaaatctaaaaaacatctctttttttggcttaaaattggtgtaaacaaaaaaacccaaaagaaAATCCAttcaaaactgaaaactttgTTAACCAGACGAGATGATTCGATACGACAGTTCTGTTGAGTTTTCTGTGAAgtcatgtgaaatgtttttttccagagaaaaaaatgtgattttttggATTAGaaaaatagaattttttttctctggaaaaaagaaaaaaaaaattgttttggattttgttttcaagacattatttttttccatttgtggaactaagagggaaaaaaatatttaatgagaatttgattttatttgtgaaaCACAAgtgaatttgatttttttttcaggagaattttttttatatcccTGAAACTGAGTGAACAACACATTTCAGGAGGAAACTTTTACATGAAAAGAATTTATATTTTCAGGcaaatttttttaatgtgtgaaattcaGAGGTTTTTTATTTTCGTGTAATACTCATCAAGTGCACCACCACCTCATTCTACATGGGCCTGAGAACTTTCATGTTTTCCTTCAGGGGAGTTTAAATTTCTCCGTGCACAATAAACACgaggagaaaaaaactaaacaattgtcctgaaaacttgtttttcaaCCAGGTTTCacaaatgggaaaaaaaaaaaaaaatcttcacagATGGACAAAAagaatcttttaaaaaatgaataattcttgaaatttcaacttttttcgtaatgaaaagaaaaaagcttcCTCTCATCATTTTCTCACCCCTGGCTCTAACACTCCTCTGTAGCTTCTGTTGTGAAGtcataaaaaagagagaaatttaGATCGGATTTAGAAATTGGattatccaaaaaaaaaaaattaaaaaat
It includes:
- the LOC141015232 gene encoding uncharacterized protein — protein: MLCVMMVLLLNPASGFKLCPSFCLCYESSDLVDCRSRGLVRVPLSVPHGTWLMDLTGNKLTEVRTRSFMGLWTLKILLMSNNSIQNLQPQSLSSLQFLERLDLSFNRLRWLPEDFSQGLSSLQELRLDHNLLQHLDSASLADVENLRKLDLSYNRIRTMDVRALGGLSRLRILNLEGNRLNVLKEGLLSRQQSLEVLLLGHNNISEIQTEALAPLRSLTLLGLQANQLQHIKFKTFLKLRTTTTHLQMSSNPWTCDCELQRVFGKIHQVRHLRVYDYEDIICSAPAQLAGSSLASLDSHLCLAETASVLIISITVTIAVIGAVVKAEKNRKSKQAASEAEKEENS